Below is a window of Brassica napus cultivar Da-Ae chromosome A5, Da-Ae, whole genome shotgun sequence DNA.
TGGCAGCAATTGATGTAATCAGAGACAGTTTACTAGCCGGGGTATTAACCTTGGCATCCTTTCTATATTCACCACCGATCAGTTTTTTTGTAGCCAACTATTAACCTATCTTAACTTTGATTCTTACTGCAGATCTTCTACTTTGTCGGCTGTGGTCTGTTCTGCTTGGAGTCGCTTCTCAGTCTCTGGGTTCTCCAGGTAATATGATACAAGTTTACCTTTTTCTTCTATATAACTGCTAATGGTTACAAAACCAACATATAAGCCAAGTTCATGCCTTAAATGTGTTTCCACCATTATTGGGATTTCTGCAGAAAATATACATCTACTTCAGGGGAAACAAGTAAACAATGCATATACTAGAGCAAATACCTACTCCTACAATACCGCCCTCTTAGATGGTTTGATTATAGTACTATACTATCTTGCAACTACTGTAATTACCATTTGTGCACTTGTCTGCAATATTACTCTGTTGTGTTTTTTTGTACTATGTGGTGCTGTGTTCTTTGGTTAGTAGTGGCAGTGGCATAAGACATACTCTCTGTTATGTTATTACGTTGAGTATTGAAATTTTTTGGGTTTGCAAAAGAGTATATGTTACCAAAATTCAAATAAGACTATATTCAAACGCAGTCCAAGGTTAACATATGGCACCCAAACAGAACAACTTTTCTTCTATACGAAAATGTAAAGACTAAACAGAGATAGAAGGGAAACACAAAGGCCCTGTTTGTTTCTTCATTTAGATGAATCCATTCAGCTGATCCATTTATGTGCTCCATCTAAATGATCCATTCAAATTTTTGGTCATGTTTGTTTCTCCATTTGGATGAGTCATTTGAATGAACcatttgaatgaattttatatttgtttctccATTTAGATGAATCAttcaaatgagtttaataaccaaattacatatatacccatgttttgatttaatcatatatttgatATCAATTTTAACtacagaaaattttattattcattctaaaatatatttacactgaaattattttaaaattagcattttgacatttataaatttttatttcatataaatttcatataactttatttataaaatagactcaaattttaataattttttaataaactttcaaacAACTCTAAGTagatattcaaattttaataaactttcaaacAGTTCAAagtaaatattcaaataaagtaGATATTCAAATGCCAACAATAATGTTTATAaaactgaaatttaaaaaatgtctAGTATGGAAGTCTAGTTCCTCTTGCCATCTCCATAGTAATACATGTCAAATTCAAATGGGAAATCAATACATAACATAAACAGAAGCAAACCCATAAACGAATTCAAACATATAAGCATAGAtctatgaagaagaagatcaaaccGGTGAGAGAGACGACGAGAGAGACGACGAGAGAGACGGCGAGAGAGACGGCGAGAGAGACggcgagagagagaggacgagagagagagagagagacggcgagagagagagagacggagagagagagagagagacggcgagAGAGAGAGCGACGGTGAGGTGAGAGCTTCAAGCTCCTTTCATGGTGGCTAGAGAGAGAGGACGAGAGAGaggacgagagagagagagacggcgagagggtgagagagagagagagagagagagagagagcttcaaGCTCCTTTCATGGTGGCTAGAGAGAAATTGAGATTTGAGTTTGTTGCAGAGAGAAAGCTACGacggaaaaaaaatgaaattaggtttgtaatatttgagtttTCTCAAGGGCAAAATCGACATTTGGATATTTCGACTGAATCATCTCCATCTAACTGCTTCGTTTCGGTTCATTCAACTGAACCATCTCCATCCAAcctaattttcgaaaatcatTCAACTGATCCATTCGAATGAGTGATGTTTTTTGTGTCCAAACAAACAACGCGCTCAGATTCAGCCAAATGATTCAGTTGAATGAAGAAACGAACATGGCCAAAAGCTAAAACTTTAAACTGAACCTGATAGAACAGTACTATGTTGCTGATATTTGATGGTCCCAAACTTGTTACCAATGTATCAGCAACATGTACTATGTTCTGATATTTGATGGTCCCAACCTTGTTACCAATGTATCTTAATTTCTTTAGAGATCAAAATTCAGTAATAATAGTACTGCTGATGTTTATCAAAATACTTTTATGTTAAAACTTTCCATCATTTGTGAAATGTATTATAtctatttgtatataatttagTTTAGGAAACTTATGattttgttaagaaaataaCCTCTATATAAGTTGATCAATCGTCTTGTTCTTTAGTTTCATGGACTAATTAAAGTACCAGACCCACAAagatatcaaaaagaaaaaagttcacGTACAAACTGAAAACTCTGTTGCAGTTTAGTAGCCTTGGATGAACGTAGCCAAATCTACAACCGTTGATATATGAAGTTCTGTTGTAAAACTTAAccgttttctaaaaataaacgCTGTAAGCGGGAAAGTCAGAGTCTGCCGTCGTTAGCCCTAACTTAAGTCCCAAGTTAGCAAATTTTCTACCTGTTCCACATTTGTCTTTCTCCTTTCTCTGTTCTCCTTTGTCCCCTGATATACCAAAACCAATTCAAAGCCCTAAACAAATTTCTCCGACCACATGGAATCTCGAGGTTCTTCTGATCAAGACAATGAACATATCGTCCAAGTCAGACAAGCTCTGATGTGTCCCGACGGCGGAAGATTCGAAGGTCTCCGAACCGCACATTTCTTGAATCACACAACAACCTCCATAGACGACGACGTTTTCGAGCTTCCTCTCGACGCCTTCGTGACGTCAGAACCAGAGAAACTCTCCTTCTCCGGATGGGGCTCTCCCTCGGTGAATTGGATCGAGTGGGTGAACGCCATGGCCGAGTCCAACGCCACGATGTGGCGTAGATCAGGAGTCTACGACGCGATCATGGCGTCGCGGTACCAGATAACGAAGCAAGACGATCTGATGACGGCGCTGGTGGAGAAATGGTGCATAGAGACTAACTCCTTCGTGTTCCCTTGGGGAGAAGCGACGGTGACGTTGGAGGATATGATCGTTCTCGGTGGGTTCTCGGCTATAGGGAACAACGTGTTGGCTTCGGTGAAACGAGACTCGATGAAGTCTgttgaggagaagctgaagaGAGCGAAACGTGAGATCGAGGCGAGTTCGATGAAGAGATGTTGCGTTAGTTTGtggatgatggagatgatgaactCTGGGAATGAGATTGAGCATGAGGCGTTCGTGGTTACGTGGCTGTCACGTTTCGTCTTCCCTAATTCAGGTTTTCTTTAAATTTCTAGAGGTTCTAAATCCAAAAGCATGTACATATTCTAAAACTATTTGAAATTAATTCTGAGAGAAAACCCCAAAATTAAACTCATGACCCCTTAAATCcttattatgaaatatatataagagttTAACCATGGTTCAAAAAATCGGTAACTcgatcatatttattttaaaagtctGATTTATACACATCGGTTTAGATCGATTCAAATCGATTTAAATtagtataaataatttaaattaattaacaatgttggtatgtgttaaaaaaaagtaataatgtTAGGTACAAATTCAcctttttccaaattttttcgTTTTGAATATTTGATTTTGATAACTAAtcaacataattttataattgaacaacaaaactaaaatattttatatctatgtaaaaaaaatatataataaatcaatatttcATTAACACCTATATATCCACAAATCCCAATAATCCGCCTAATAGTTAGTACTTTACAAAGCTCCTAGTTACtcttttgcaatttttttgaacgttgttttttttttgaataatcaattaatttagtaaaacttctcaTCTTAGAACACACAACAACGTTCATGAAAGTGAAAGAGATAGTtatctattttacattttttttttttttttgaacattggtTTTAACCACAAGGCTAACTCCACTTTGTTAATTCAGGTGATCTCGTGAGGGAGAAGCTCTTTGCAGCTGCGGTTCAGCTCGCTAGAGGTGTTAGACTTGCGCTTGCTCCTGCGGTTCTTGCTGGGATTTACAGCAGTCTTGGAGTTTTGAAGAAGCAGCTCGTTGGTGGGTCTGGAGAGGAAGAAACGGTGGTCACTGCTACATCCCCGTTTCAGTTTGTGCAAGTGTGGGCTTGGGAGAGGTTCATGGACGTGCGGCCACCTGGCCACCCTAGCCAGCTAAAGCCTCACGAGCCAAGAATGGCTCTATGGCACCACCACGGCGGTGGTCAAGAGGCAAAAAACCAGAGCCACGAGAGTATCCGAACCGTTCTTGATTCCGCTAAAGAGAGTTTCCATCACCGTCCGTACACAAAACCTTTGAAGAACTTTAAGTCTCCTAAGTTCTACTTAGAAGATGACTGTTGGGTGTCTTTGGAGGATGAAGACATTGTAGCGTTTGGTCGGTGTTTGAGATGCTCTAAGCTGGTGGGTTTGAACTGCATTGAGCCTTATTATCCTCACCGTGTGGCGTTGCAGTTTGGTTATGATCAAGATGTTCCTGGAGTAGTCCCCGTGGTGCTGACGGAGTCGCCGGAGCTGGCTTGGAAGGATTATATAAGGCCGATTACAGATGAAATGATTTACATTCCGTCTAGGCTCCGGCGAGCTGATGTTACGGTAAAGTATATAAGATGGTGGAAACAGTCTGTTACTACTCTACAGGCCATGGCTAAGAGAAGTACACATAAGGTTCTGAAAGAGAAACCCACAGAGACGACAActtcaacaacaacaatggTTAAATCTTCTCCTCCAAGAACCTCTAAAACAGTAGGATCAAAAGCAGAGTTGAAGGGAGGGAGTTTAAAGACGGTGAGTGATAAAAGCAGCTCTGCAAAGAGTCTCACAGGTTCGGAGAAAGCGAAGCCTTTGAAGAAGGTTGAATTGGTCAAGAAGCCATTGTCTAAGTTGACAAAGACTCCAGGAAGATCAGTGGATGAAGCCAAAGAACGTAAAGGAGGACCAGGACCAAGGGTCTCGCAGGAGATAAAGGCTCGTAGCCATGTGAATATTCTACTTCCCGGTTCACCTGCTAGCTCACCAAAGACTCAACAGTCACTCTCTCAAAAGCAAACCTCTAAAAGTAAATGATTATGTTATAACAGCTCTATCTCATTGACTGATTATGACGCgcttttgtttgtttctaaCTTGTTACTAGCTAGTGCAGGTTCTCATGTAATAAGACCAAAAGCATTACCTGTTAAGTCACCAAGACCACAAGCTTCAAAAGGACCAAAgggttcatcatcttcttctgtttCTCCTTTAACAAGCAAAAAGTCATCCCCAAAAAGCTATTACCTCGCATCAGAGTTCAATATCTAAAGCCACACCTGCTCTTAAGAAGAGAAATGCTGCTGATCAACGAATCAAAGCTCATACCAAACAAGAAACTCGACTCAGCAGCAAAGGAGGAGACGAAGCGATGATGAACACATTGAAGGCTATGAGCGAGATAATGAAGTTAGAGGAACACGTAGGTGAAGGGGGTGAAGTGATGTATCAAATACCAAAACAACAATTCGAAGTTTTGAGCCAAGGAGTTCAAGATGTTCTTCATGAATTGCAGTCTATTAAATCCGCACTGAACATCGAAAAATCATCATAAGAGTTTTATCCAACAACATGATTGATGATCCATATGATTTAGATCTTAGTCCCtttcttgtaatttttttttttacctcatTGATCAGAATCTTCACATATTTTAAGAGAAACCAAAAATGGTCTACACACCATCCTCTTTTGCTTACTATCCTGCATGATAagtagaaacaaaagaaaagaagaagcctCTTGTTATGGGTTATTTGAGAAAACAGAGATTGTATAGATTCGAAAAAAAAGTTTACAGGACTAGAGAGACTTTTCTATAGGGATCTCTCTACTCCCTTTACAAGACTGATCAAATCTCTTGATGCCTCTCACAATACAATCCTCTCTCCTTAAATAAACGACAATAACCGACTACTAGCAATCCCAACATGTCACGTGGGCCGTTGGGCAAGATCTCCAGCTCACCAACGATTATTCCTTATTCCTCTCCTCCGTACTCTTCACGTGACTTCCCCTTGCACGTGCTTACTTGGACACGTCACTGCCCTCTCCCACCTCGTTCTGCTGagtcatcttcttccttcttacGTACTCAAAAAGCACAGGAGGGCGTGAGACCTCATGACTAACATTACTCCCCTCAGCGAAATTGACCTTGTCCTCAAGGTCAAACTCTGGAAACTGCCCCTGAATGACCTTCTTCCATTCCCACGAGCTCTCATACGATGGCAATCCTTTCCACAGAATCAACACTTCCTCTTGTTTAGAACTCGGATTCACACGTGTGCCCAGCACTTTCTCAGGTTGAGCTTCCAATATTCCCTCTGCTGTGAGTTGTGCCGGTAGCGACATTGTGGGGTTGTCGTCGCCCACGGCCTTCTTAAGCTGTGATACATGAAAGGTGGGATGTATCTTAGCTCCCTCTGGTAACTTGAGACGGTAAGCCACCTTTCCCACCCTTGCTAACACTTCATAAGGCCCGTAAAAACGAGCAGACAACTTCTCATTGTTTCTTCTGGCTAGTGTCTGCTGTCGATATGGCCTGATCTTGAGATACACTCTGTCACCCACCTCAAACTCTACTTCCCGGCGATGCCCATCTACCTGTTTCTTCATCACCTGTCGAGCGTGATGAATATGCTCTTTCAACAAAGCCAACATACCATCACGTTCTACCAACTTACCCTCCAAATCCGCATTTGATGTCGATCCTGTCTCATACTTTAGAAGAGATGGAGGATCTCGCCCATAGACTGCTTTGAACGGAGTCATCTTGATAGCGGAGTGGAACGAGGAATTGTAGCACAACTCCGCCCACGCCAGATATTTCGCCCAAGCTTTCGGTTTATCACTTGTATAGCATCTCAAGTATGTCTCAACTCCTCTGTTTGTCACCTCTGTCTGACCGTCTGACTGTGGATGATACGCCGTACTCATACACAAAGAAGTGCCAGCCAAACGGAACAGTTCTTTCCAAAACTGACTGGTGAAAACCTTGTCTCGATCCGAGACTATCGTCTTAGGAAATCCATGAAGCTTCACCACCTCTTGTATGAATAATGCAGCCACTTCTGTCGCCGTAAAGGGATGACGGAGTTTGATAAAGTGAGCGTACTTAGATAACCTGTCAATCACCACCAGGATTGAGTTGTACCCCTCAGATTTTGGCAACCCTTCGATGAAGTCCATAGCCACATCTTCCCATACCTCCTCTGGGATGCTCAGCGGTTGCAGTAAACCACCCGGTGCTAGGGTCGAGTACTTATGACGCTGACACACCGAACACTCCGCTACATACTTCCGTATATCTCCCAACATACCGGTCCAGTAGAATAGATCACTGATCTTCTTCTGTGTTCGTTGAACTCCTCCATGTCCGCCCATTACTCCATCATGTAACTCCCTCAATATGACCCCAACCAGTGATGATGTTTTTGGAAGGACCAGTTTTCCTCGACGCAACAATCTTCCCTGCACCACGGTATAGTCAGGATGACTACCGGGAACATTGCTGACTTCCTGCTTCAACTGTTGCAGTCCTGGATCAAGAGACAACTCCTTCTCCACATCTTGTAGTTGTATAGCGGTGGGTATCGACAGAGCCGATAATTCTGTCGTCATGCCCCTGCGTGAAAGAGCATCTGCAGCCTTATTCTCAAGACCCGGTTTGTACTGGATGTCGAAGTCAAACCCCAAGAGTTTCGACAGCCACCTTTGATACTCCATGTTTATCTCCCTTTGTTCCAACAAGAACTTCAAGCTCTTCTGGTCTGTTCGCACCAGAAACTTCCTCCCAAGTAGGTAATGGCGCCATTTTTGTATTGCGAATACGATGGCCATTAGCTCGCGCTCGTATACTGACTTGAGTTGTTGTCGCTCAGAAAGAGCTTGGCTGAAGAAGGCTATGGGCCGCTGGTTCTGCATGAGAACCGCCCCTAAGCCCTTTCCCGatgcatcagattcaatcacgAACTGCTCCCCAAAGTCCGGTAACGCCAAAACGGGAACTGTAGTCATAGCTTCCTTCAACAAGTGGAACGCTCTCCCCGCCGCCTCATTCCAACAAAACTTATCTTTCTTAAGCAACTCGGTCATTGGTTTCGCAATCATCCCATACTTCTGAACAAACTTCCTATAGTAGCCGGTAAGACCCAAGAAGCCCCTCAGATCCTTCACGCTGCGAGGAATTGGCCACTCAGTCATTGCCACTATCTTGCTTTTATCAGCTTCCACCCCGTTGGCTGATATCACATGCCCCAAGTACTCGATGCTCGCACACCCAAATTCGCATTTCTTCTCATTGGCAAACAGTGTGTGTTGTTGTAGCTTCTCTAGCACCAAGCTCAAGTGGGTCTCATGCTCTTGCTGACTCCTACTGAAAACCAGTATGTCGTCAAAGAACACTAGTACGAATCTCCGGAGATATGGTCGGAATACATCGTTCATTAGCGCCTGAAACGTTGCTGGTGCGTTTGAGAGTCCAAAGGGCATTACCAGAAACTCATAATGTCCGTCATGGGTTCGAAATGCCGTCTTCGGGATGTCTTCTTCCTTCACCCTTATTTGATGATAGCCTGATCGTAGGTCCAGCTTGGAGAAGACCACTGCTCCATTCAGTTCGTCCAACAGCTGGTCGATCATTGGTATGGGATAGCTATCCATCACCGTGACTTTGTTCAGTGCACGGTAGTCTACACAAAAACGCCAACTTccgtctttcttcttcaccagaAGAACTGGACTTGAGAAGGGACTGATACTCTCTTGAATAATCCCCGCCTTCAGCATCAAAGTTACCTGCTtctcaatctcttctttttGAGCGTGAGGGTACCGGAAGGGCCGAACACTTACTGGGTTACTTCCCTGCTCCAGCGTGATCGCGTGCTCCTTCCCTCTCGAGGGAGGCAGCCCTTTTGGTTCCTCAAACACTCGCTGATAGCGAGCTATCAGCCTCTGCAACCCTTCCGgaactctcttcttttctttactCTCCGTCTCCACTGCTCTACACTCCACCACGAAACTCAACTCATTCTGATCCAACACCTTCTTCAGAGCCTTGAATGAGATTTCGGAGCTGCAAATGTTTGGTTCACCTTGTAACGTTATCATTTTTCCCTCCCTTGGTATCTTCATTGTCTGTAGTTTCCAATTAACTCTCATCTCGCCCAGCGTCTCGAGCCATTGGATTCCCAGTATGATGTCGACGTTATTGAGCTCCAAAGGCAGGAAGTCGGAGGTAACCGAGTATCCCTGCATCTTTAGAGTCACGTCTCTGCAAATGCCTCCCCCTCTCACTGGTTCTCCCGACCCCGTGATGACCCCATAGCTTCGGGTTTCTTCGGCCAACAACCCCAGATGTCTCATCAACCGGTAGTCAATGAAGTTGTGCGTAGCTCCGCTGTCTATCAACACGATGAGCTGTACTTCATTGATTGTCCCGCGAAGTTTAATAGTTCGAGGTGAGGATATCCCCATCGCCGACTTCGTGGACAGGGCGGCGCACTCTGCGAACTCCGccgcctcctcctcttcttcttccccaactTCCTCATCCTCGTCCTTCCCCCCTTCGTCATCTCCTTGAACCACCAGTATCATCAGCTCCTTGTTGGGGCAATCACGCCTCGAGTGCGATTTGCCCCCACATTGGAAACAGAGCCCCTCCGCCTTGTAACGAGCAAACTCAGTTGGTGACAATCGCCGGAATGGCGCTCTGCCTCTCCCTGCGTTAGCAGGATTCGGCGCCGTCTGCTTCTTTTCCTCATTTTTGGGCTTGTCGTACTCTCGAGTGGTATTGGGCCTTGAACTGTTATTGGGCCCAGATCCCCCACCAAAGCCCGTTCCGCTCTTCAACGCTACCGTTGACGACCCCGACGAACTGCTTCCCTTAAACCCCTTCCCGGAACGAGATTCCGACGACGGATCTGCGTACCCAACCCATTCTTCCACAAGCTTTGCGACGCTCATCATCTTCCGCAAACTTCTGGGCTCCATCAACTTAACCCCCGCtttgatttggggttttaaaccAATCATAAACGCCGTCTCCAACATAGTATCCGACACCTCCGGTGCGTTGGATGCCAGCGATATGAAATCCTTGATGTACTCCCTCACGGTACCTTCTTGCTTCAACGTCATCAACCGTTCACGAGCAGAGATGTCGTGAGTCGTGGAGAACGGCTCCAACACACGGTATTTCATCTGTTCCCAGCTCACAAATGGGTTCCGATCTCGCTCCCACCGAAACCACATCAGTGCATCATCGTCAAAACACGTCCCCACCGCGCGTAACTTCCTTTCTTCCGATAGCTCTCCCATCTCAAAGTACTGCTCCACTCGCAAAACCCAACTCTCCGGATTTTCTCCGTTGAAGACGGGTATCTTCAGCTTCCGCGTCAGGAAGTCAGATCCGTCTTCTGTTTGTGGCCACTGACGATCAGGGTGGCTCAACGGGTTGTTACGTCCTCCGTACTCCATCTCATGTCTCGTCTCCCCGACCCTCGTGACCGTCTCCGATCGTAACCCTGACGCACCAGGACGGAAGAGACCGCTCCGATCCTCCTCTGTCTCGATCTGTTTGCCAGGACGCTGGGTGGGTTGCGACTCCTCTTCCTCCATCTGCTTCTTCAGCGATGTTTGGAACAAAAGCGCAAACTCCTTCTTTCGAGCTTCTTCGCTTTCATCCCATCGCTTCTCCAAACGTTCTATCACACTCATACGGCTTTGGATCTCTTTCAGGCTCTCCTTCAGATCCTCCACCGTTTGCTCGACCGCTCCGATCTTACTCACTTCGTCTCTCATGTTCACCAACGCAGCATCGACATCAGGTTTCTTCGTAGGGGCCATCGATTCCCAGTAAAGaaaggctctgataccaagttGTTATGGGTTATTTGAGAAAACAGAGATTGTATAGATTCGAAAAAAAGGTTTACAGGACTAGAGAGACTTTTCTATAGGGATCTCTCTACTCCCTTTACAAGACTGATCAAATCTCTTGATGCCTCTCACAATACAATCCTCTCTCCTTAAATAAACGACAATAACCGACTACTAGCAATCCCAACATGTCACGTGGGCCGTTGGGCAAGATCTCCAGCTCACCAACGATTATTCCTTATTCCTCTCCTCCGTACTCTTCACGTGACTTCCCCTTGCACGTGCTTACTTGGACACGTCACTGCCCTCTCCCACCTCGTTCTGCTGagtcatcttcttccttcttacGTACTCAAAAAGCACAGGAGGGCGTGAGACCTCATGACTAACAcctctctatgtttactaagtGGCAGCAACCAAATCAGGAGGAACAGAAGCAAGATCAAGCACCCAAGACTCTCTCGAACCAGCTCCAGCTTGATCTTCCGGCAGCTTCTTAGCCGGAATCTGATGAGAGAGCAAGGCCGCAACATCATCTTTCTCAACCCACCTGACCGCATTACACCCGTAATCCCGTCTCTTGAACAAGTTGCTAGACTCCTCGTTAACCTTCTCCAAATAGGCTACACTCAAGCCATACGCATCGCTATACATAGTCAAACACACAACAATCTCATAGCGTCTGGTCTTTCTCCTCTGAAGACCTGAGTTTATCTCAGAGTAAACAGCCCAGACCGAGCCTTTCCTAGGATATATCTGGTATACTTCTCGTGCAACCCTCTCGCAGTTGACAACGTGAGAGAAGGGTTTCACTTGTTCAACCAAAGCTTTCTCTGAAACCCTGAACCTCCCACAAGAACTGATCTTCACCCAAGAGATCAGTTTCTCCCTCTCAAAATCTAACCAGCTCATCCATACCTTAAAAGGGTTCAAAGAGACGACTTCACTAACCAAACAGTAACTCCGAGGCATTCTGTCATCATCACCACCATCGTACACCGCCCAAACCTGCCCTTTCTTGAAGCTTCTAGGCATCCTGTCTTTACCAAAATCATACAATTCAAGATCCTCGTCTCCCATGTAGTTTTCTTGGTTCAACTTACCACAATCTCTCTTCCTATCAACCCGTGGGACGTATTCTAAGTCCACTACCTCACTTAACTCCTTGTggttcgtcttcttcttctttgtaccACTCTTATTCTTTAAAGGTTCTTTCTCCTTGTTAATGCTCATCTCCATCAAAGCTTCATCACCGGAAGATATCTCATGTTCTTCTCTAGAGACTCTAGTGCTATTTTCCTCAGTGATCTTCAACTTCACCTTCGGTTTCTTTCTCTTCAAAACTGATTGCATTTCAGCTAGAGTCATCAtcccttcatcttcttcatccaatCTCTCATGTCTATCtaaagcttcttcttcctcctctctcGTCTCCCCTCCCTCACTCCCTCTTCTCAAGCTCTCACCACCCTCACCAACACGCTTCCTCCTCCTAGTATAAGTTATAATCTTGGAAGAACAAGCTCCATTCGAAACCGTCGACGTTTCACCATCACAAGCACCAAACTCACTCTGAATCCTAATCCTCAACTTCATATCATACTCACTCCTCCTAACCTTATCAGACAAAACCTCAAAAGCCTCATTCACAAGCCTAAACCCTTCCTCACACCCCACATACGGATTCTCATCAGGACGCAACACCAAAGCTAGCTTCCTATACTGTTCCTTTATCGTATCGATGCTAGAGAAAGGCTCTACCTTTAGAATCTTGTACCACTCCGGCGTATCTCCGTCGGAGGCGGTGACCATGGAGGATACACCTTCCGTGTCCGGAAACAAGGCGAGAGCTTTACGCGCGTGATTCAGAGCTGAAGTCAAGTAGCCGCTGTTGAATTTCGATTCCGCTAGGGTCTTGTGGTGTATTGCGTTGTTACCAGAGTCTCGGTCTGATCCTGAAGCTGCCATTGCTATTATGTAAACTTAGAGCATccctattaataatattttattattaatttttttttaatttataaaaaaaaaataaaaaattaatcgCAGACCGTCACGTATTGTAAGATCTGTGAAACAGTGATGAACCCGTCGGAGACATACAGATTCACTGGAAAGAGCTGGGGAAAAGCAGTTTCATCACTgttcatt
It encodes the following:
- the LOC106392692 gene encoding uncharacterized protein LOC106392692 encodes the protein MESRGSSDQDNEHIVQVRQALMCPDGGRFEGLRTAHFLNHTTTSIDDDVFELPLDAFVTSEPEKLSFSGWGSPSVNWIEWVNAMAESNATMWRRSGVYDAIMASRYQITKQDDLMTALVEKWCIETNSFVFPWGEATVTLEDMIVLGGFSAIGNNVLASVKRDSMKSVEEKLKRAKREIEASSMKRCCVSLWMMEMMNSGNEIEHEAFVVTWLSRFVFPNSGDLVREKLFAAAVQLARGVRLALAPAVLAGIYSSLGVLKKQLVGGSGEEETVVTATSPFQFVQVWAWERFMDVRPPGHPSQLKPHEPRMALWHHHGGGQEAKNQSHESIRTVLDSAKESFHHRPYTKPLKNFKSPKFYLEDDCWVSLEDEDIVAFGRCLRCSKLVGLNCIEPYYPHRVALQFGYDQDVPGVVPVVLTESPELAWKDYIRPITDEMIYIPSRLRRADVTVKYIRWWKQSVTTLQAMAKRSTHKVLKEKPTETTTSTTTMVKSSPPRTSKTVGSKAELKGGSLKTVSDKSSSAKSLTGSEKAKPLKKVELVKKPLSKLTKTPGRSVDEAKERKGGPGPRVSQEIKARSHVNILLPGSPASSPKTQQSLSQKQTSKSK
- the LOC111199891 gene encoding uncharacterized protein LOC111199891; its protein translation is MAASGSDRDSGNNAIHHKTLAESKFNSGYLTSALNHARKALALFPDTEGVSSMVTASDGDTPEWYKILKVEPFSSIDTIKEQYRKLALVLRPDENPYVGCEEGFRLVNEAFEVLSDKVRRSEYDMKLRIRIQSEFGACDGETSTVSNGACSSKIITYTRRRKRVGEGGESLRRGSEGGETREEEEEALDRHERLDEEDEGMMTLAEMQSVLKRKKPKVKLKITEENSTRVSREEHEISSGDEALMEMSINKEKEPLKNKSGTKKKKTNHKELSEVVDLEYVPRVDRKRDCGKLNQENYMGDEDLELYDFGKDRMPRSFKKGQVWAVYDGGDDDRMPRSYCLVSEVVSLNPFKVWMSWLDFEREKLISWVKISSCGRFRVSEKALVEQVKPFSHVVNCERVAREVYQIYPRKGSVWAVYSEINSGLQRRKTRRYEIVVCLTMYSDAYGLSVAYLEKVNEESSNLFKRRDYGCNAVRWVEKDDVAALLSHQIPAKKLPEDQAGAGSRESWVLDLASVPPDLVAAT